From a region of the Zingiber officinale cultivar Zhangliang chromosome 4B, Zo_v1.1, whole genome shotgun sequence genome:
- the LOC121975613 gene encoding endoribonuclease YBEY, chloroplastic-like, whose protein sequence is MPYGCRCRSYSCLLPHQLSAPPSSPSFVALLPAAAAADDDDMARMASRTLPISVRSRLSLSPPISTAIWSGPTGEASSSRFLSSPLLLSGTPYVPYRTVFHLSSSYSRSMVASLGFSANLRGFRKVRRPQAAMRKQVPKDKQLQLDVNIILEKALPKDPEVLNIAEMLKLNVSMAMKIAFDGLKDSEYKTRDTSICDVGKFDKVELSVLLCNDEFIQNLNKEWRGKDQATDVLSMSQHIAELDLPVLILGDIIISVETATKQAEERGHTLLDEIRILMVHGLLHLLGFDHELSDDAEKEMENEERLVLKSLGWKGKGLIKSATDAAGDRTLPNDILEVNVVKDSKKAGSLRFYKPKFSYIFCDMDGTLLNSKSQITATTAEAIREAVSRGVKVVIATGKTRPAVISALKMVDLAGKNGVISEFSPGIFLQGLLVYGRQGREISRSNLDLDVCREALSYSLEHEVPVIAFCQDRCLTLFDHPLVDSLHTVYHEPKAEIMPSVKHLLAAAEIQKLLFFDTTEGISRTLRPYWADATKGRAKVVQAQPDMLEIVPAGTSKGDGVKILLNHLGVSEKEIMAIGDGENDIEMLQLASLGIALANGSEKAKAVANVIGASNDEDGVAKAIYEYAF, encoded by the exons ATGCCGTACGGATGCCGATGCCGTAGTTATTCGTGTTTGCTCCCCCATCAACTGAGCGCGCCTCCCTCGAGTCCCAGCTTTGTGGCCCTCCtccccgccgccgccgccgccgacgaCGACGACATGGCGAGGATGGCCTCGCGAACCCTCCCTATCTCCGTCAGATCTCGTCTGTCTCTTTCTCCTCCGATCTCCACGGCGATCTGGTCGGGGCCGACGGGCGAAGCTTCCTCCTCGCGTTTTCTTTCTTCTCCGCTTCTTCTCTCCGGCACTCCCTATGTTCCCTACAGGACAGTTTTCCATCTATCCTCTAGCTATTCGCGCTCTATGGTGGCTTCCCTCGGGTTCTCGGCGAACCTCCGAGGATTTCGGAAGGTGAGACGCCCGCAAGCTGCGATGAGGAAGCAGGTGCCGAAGGACAAACAGCTGCAGCTTGATGTCAATATTATTCTGGAAAAAGCATTGCCCAAGGACCCTGAAGTTTTG AACATTGCTGAAATGTTAAAGCTGAATGTTTCAATGGCAATGAAAATTGCATTCGATGGTCTTAAGGATTCAGAGTATAAGACAAGGGACACCTCTATATGTGATGTTGGCAAATTTGATAAGGTTGAACTTTCGGTATTGCTTTGCAATGATGAATTTATCCAAAATCTGAATAAGGAATGGAGGGGCAAGGACCAGGCGACAGATGTTCTATCAATGTCTCAGCATATAGCTGAACTTGATCTACCTGTT CTAATCCTAGGTGATATAATAATATCTGTTGAGACAGCTACAAAACAAGCGGAGGAGCGAGGTCATACCCTTCTTGATGAAATACGAATTCTCATG GTTCATGGTTTGCTGCATCTTCTTGGGTTTGATCATGAACTTAGTGATGATGCTGAAAAAGAAATGGAAAATGAGGAGAGATTGGTGTTGAAGAGTCTTGGATGGAAAGGAAAAGGCCTAATAAAGAGTGCAACAGATGCTGCAGGAGATCGAACCCTTCCCAATGACATCTTAGAGG TAAATGTAGTAAAGGATTCAAAGAAAGCAGGTAGCCTGAGATTCTACAAACCCAAATTCAGTTATATCTTTTGTGATATGGATG GCACACTTCTAAACAGTAAAAGTCAAATTACTGCAACTACTGCAGAGGCTATACGGGAAGCAGTATCCAGGGGAGTAAAAGTAGTTATTGCTACTGGAAAG ACTCGCCCTGCTGTCATAAGTGCACTCAAGATGGTTGATTTGGCTGGGAAAAATGGTGTTATTTCTGAGTTTTCGCCTGGCATATTCTTACAG GGATTGCTTGTTTACGGAAGACAAGGACGAGAAATTTCTAGAAGTAATcttgacctggatgtttgcagaGAG GCACTTTCATATTCTCTGGAGCATGAAGTTCCTGTGATAGCATTTTGTCAGGATCGTTGTCTCACATTGTTTGACCATCCTTTGGTTGATTCACTCCATACAGTATATCATGAGCCAAAG GCAGAAATTATGCCTTCAGTTAAGCACCTTCTTGCAGCTGCTGAGATACAG AAACTTCTTTTCTTTGATACGACCGAGGGTATTTCTCGTACTTTGCGGCCATATTGGGCAGATGCGACAAAGGGCAGAGCAAAGGTTGTCCAAGCTCAACCTGATATGCTCGAGATTGTACCTGCTGGAACCTCAAAGGGTGATGGAGTAAAAATACTGTTGAATCACCTTGGTGTTAGTGAAAAAGAG ATAATGGCTATTGGTGATGGTGAAAATGATATCGAGATGCTCCAGTTAGCATCATTGGGTATTGCACTTGCCAATGGATCAGAAAAGGCTAAAGCTGTTGCCAATGTGATTGGAGCTAGCAATGATGAAGATGGGGTGGCAAAGGCAATTTATGAATACGCATTCTGA
- the LOC121975612 gene encoding uncharacterized protein LOC121975612 isoform X2, translating into MDFSRKHPSPFPGSTNLPFRSGIDGSGESDENRSGPSREKLGFGSSRHTRKEQKSPTMKKKILAEKNGDATLLASSGHARIGSKEQAKPELVSAADTNSLVQRVGAESCSGFYDPLTNYTCPRPRFLRYNPNSRLEILMRIERVRMEEEELVDASNCDFEESDMEDEEEARRPLWWSKRTWTLFLIGWLVYFSCYFSSMDSGFHSPKDDGSSMEDFRELHDNHSPSHGIELMLNFMGVSEICFNVAHKELTCSIDGGSMEDSLKLQGNIRPSQVGTEFMITLMGLSETCFNVPLKHPTCPIESDGESMVVSDVQLEQKSSFEDAASFLLIPWEAERTNELLIEKVCNKEDDLVIKEEVLSSLEQEKHDQGNDISVLAILDIESVVMEENTIRDALKKIPKWNDVSSETALLILVSLCLLTLLLGTSSWISLKISIPRSLLLPVFSSSKGFAGRDEPASSIGMKEHSNEKFSDPNANCNPPSCLPKISRDPEVEDKLISSAGETEYTKEKVGDGESSKPLNSPSKNGRVLASNHPPVVQLLSKFATVERTRQTIGSGHENIASEAESTKGLQLVQCSMKSTRMTTSSSNFNVVDSVLSISPTSQKQTREKQDSGNKAGGMDSAPTPLRRSSRLSSRAISASRQRDTKLLML; encoded by the exons ATGGATTTCTCCAGGAAACACCCCTCGCCATTTCCGGGATCTACCAATCTCCCTTTTCGATCTG GAATCGATGGATCCGGAGAGAGCGACGAGAACAGAAGCGGACCTTCTCGTGAGAAATTAGGGTTTGGGTCGTCGCGCCATACAAGGAAGGAACAGAAATCGCCGACAATGAAAAAGAAGATCTTGGCCGAGAAGAATGGAGATGCGACCTTGCTGGCCTCCTCTGGTCATGCCCGCATTGGATCGAAGGAGCAAGCGAAGCCTGAGCTTGTTTCTGCTGCCGATACGAATTCCCTTGTGCAGAGAGTGGGAGCAGAATCCTGCTCTGGTTTCTATGATCCGCTGACGAACTATACCTGCCCAAGGCCTCGGTTCCTTCGCTACAATCCTAATAGTCGCCTTGAGATTCTCATGCGCATCGAGAGGGTGAGGATGGAGGAAGAGGAATTGGTGGATGCCTCAAACTGTGATTTCGAGGAGAGTGACATGGAGGATGAAGAGGAAGCAAGGAGGCCTCTTTGGTGGTCAAAAAGAACATGGACGTTGTTTCTGATTGGATGGTTAGTTTATTTTTCTTGCTATTTTTCTTCCATGGACTCAGGATTTCACTCTCCTAAAGATGATGGAAGTTCCATGGAGGATTTTAGGGAGCTTCACGACAACCACAGTCCCTCGCATGGGATAGAACTTATGCTGAATTTCATGGGCGTTTCTGAGATTTGCTTCAATGTGGCTCATAAAGAACTCACCTGTTCAATTGATGGAGGTTCTATGGAGGATTCTCTGAAGCTTCAAGGTAACATCAGGCCTTCTCAAGTTGGAACAGAATTTATGATCACTTTGATGGGCCTGTCTGAGACTTGCTTCAATGTGCCTCTAAAACATCCGACTTGTCCAATCGAAAGCGATGGTGAAAGCATGGTAGTATCAGATGTTCAACTTGAACAGAAATCGAGTTTTGAAGACGCAGCATCATTTCTACTTATTCCATGGGAAGCAGAAAGAACTAACGAATTGCTGATTGAAAAGGTGTGCAACAAGGAGGATGATTTGGTGATTAAAGAAGAGGTTCTAAGCTCCCTTGAACAAGAAAAGCATGACCAAGGAAATGACATCAGTGTTCTTGCAATCCTGGATATTGAGtctgtggtgatggaagaaaataCAATTCGTGATGCATTGAAGAAAATACCTAAATGGAATGACGTTTCTTCAGAGACTGCCCttttgatacttgtttcattGTGTTTGCTAACTCTACTGCTGGGTACCTCTAGTTGGATTTCACTGAAGATTTCAATTCCAAGATCCCTTCTTTTACCAGTATTTTCATCTTCAAAAGGTTTTGCAGGTCGAGATGAGCCGGCATCATCAATTGGAATGAAAGAACATAGTAATGAGAAATTCAGCGATCCAAATGCAAATTGTAATCCTCCAAGTTGCCTTCCCAAAATAAGTAGAGATCCGGAAGTTGAGGATAAGTTGATATCCTCAGCCGGAGAAACAGAATATACTAAGGAAAAGGTTGGTGATGGAGAGTCCAGTAAGCCTTTGAATTCCCCAAGCAAAAACGGTAGAGTTTTAGCAAGTAACCATCCACCAGTGGTGCAATTGCTCAGTAAATTTGCGACAGTAGAAAGAACCAGGCAGACGATAGGTTCTGGCCACGAGAACATAGCAAGTGAAGCTGAATCAACTAAAGGATTACAACTAGTTCAATGTTCAATGAAGTCTACGAGGATGACAACTTCATCATCCAACTTTAATGTGGTTGATTCGGTTCTTAGTATAAGTCCTACTTCACAGAAGCAAACAAGGGAAAAGCAG GACTCTGGAAACAAAGCAGGGGGAATGGATAGTGCACCTACTCCTTTAAGACGCTCAAGCCGACTCAGTAGTCGAGCCATTTCAGCCTCAAGGCAAAGGGACACCAAGCTCTTGATGTTGTGA
- the LOC121975612 gene encoding uncharacterized protein LOC121975612 isoform X3: MDFSRKHPSPFPGSTNLPFRSDGRIRNLVTGIDGSGESDENRSGPSREKLGFGSSRHTRKEQKSPTMKKKILAEKNGDATLLASSGHARIGSKEQAKPELVSAADTNSLVQRVGAESCSGFYDPLTNYTCPRPRFLRYNPNSRLEILMRIERVRMEEEELVDASNCDFEESDMEDEEEARRPLWWSKRTWTLFLIGWLVYFSCYFSSMDSGFHSPKDDGSSMEDFRELHDNHSPSHGIELMLNFMGVSEICFNVAHKELTCSIDGGSMEDSLKLQGNIRPSQVGTEFMITLMGLSETCFNVPLKHPTCPIESDGESMVVSDVQLEQKSSFEDAASFLLIPWEAERTNELLIEKVCNKEDDLVIKEEVLSSLEQEKHDQGNDISVLAILDIESVVMEENTIRDALKKIPKWNDVSSETALLILVSLCLLTLLLGRDEPASSIGMKEHSNEKFSDPNANCNPPSCLPKISRDPEVEDKLISSAGETEYTKEKVGDGESSKPLNSPSKNGRVLASNHPPVVQLLSKFATVERTRQTIGSGHENIASEAESTKGLQLVQCSMKSTRMTTSSSNFNVVDSVLSISPTSQKQTREKQDSGNKAGGMDSAPTPLRRSSRLSSRAISASRQRDTKLLML; the protein is encoded by the exons ATGGATTTCTCCAGGAAACACCCCTCGCCATTTCCGGGATCTACCAATCTCCCTTTTCGATCTG ATGGCCGTATTCGAAACCTTGTCACAGGAATCGATGGATCCGGAGAGAGCGACGAGAACAGAAGCGGACCTTCTCGTGAGAAATTAGGGTTTGGGTCGTCGCGCCATACAAGGAAGGAACAGAAATCGCCGACAATGAAAAAGAAGATCTTGGCCGAGAAGAATGGAGATGCGACCTTGCTGGCCTCCTCTGGTCATGCCCGCATTGGATCGAAGGAGCAAGCGAAGCCTGAGCTTGTTTCTGCTGCCGATACGAATTCCCTTGTGCAGAGAGTGGGAGCAGAATCCTGCTCTGGTTTCTATGATCCGCTGACGAACTATACCTGCCCAAGGCCTCGGTTCCTTCGCTACAATCCTAATAGTCGCCTTGAGATTCTCATGCGCATCGAGAGGGTGAGGATGGAGGAAGAGGAATTGGTGGATGCCTCAAACTGTGATTTCGAGGAGAGTGACATGGAGGATGAAGAGGAAGCAAGGAGGCCTCTTTGGTGGTCAAAAAGAACATGGACGTTGTTTCTGATTGGATGGTTAGTTTATTTTTCTTGCTATTTTTCTTCCATGGACTCAGGATTTCACTCTCCTAAAGATGATGGAAGTTCCATGGAGGATTTTAGGGAGCTTCACGACAACCACAGTCCCTCGCATGGGATAGAACTTATGCTGAATTTCATGGGCGTTTCTGAGATTTGCTTCAATGTGGCTCATAAAGAACTCACCTGTTCAATTGATGGAGGTTCTATGGAGGATTCTCTGAAGCTTCAAGGTAACATCAGGCCTTCTCAAGTTGGAACAGAATTTATGATCACTTTGATGGGCCTGTCTGAGACTTGCTTCAATGTGCCTCTAAAACATCCGACTTGTCCAATCGAAAGCGATGGTGAAAGCATGGTAGTATCAGATGTTCAACTTGAACAGAAATCGAGTTTTGAAGACGCAGCATCATTTCTACTTATTCCATGGGAAGCAGAAAGAACTAACGAATTGCTGATTGAAAAGGTGTGCAACAAGGAGGATGATTTGGTGATTAAAGAAGAGGTTCTAAGCTCCCTTGAACAAGAAAAGCATGACCAAGGAAATGACATCAGTGTTCTTGCAATCCTGGATATTGAGtctgtggtgatggaagaaaataCAATTCGTGATGCATTGAAGAAAATACCTAAATGGAATGACGTTTCTTCAGAGACTGCCCttttgatacttgtttcattGTGTTTGCTAACTCTACTGCTGG GTCGAGATGAGCCGGCATCATCAATTGGAATGAAAGAACATAGTAATGAGAAATTCAGCGATCCAAATGCAAATTGTAATCCTCCAAGTTGCCTTCCCAAAATAAGTAGAGATCCGGAAGTTGAGGATAAGTTGATATCCTCAGCCGGAGAAACAGAATATACTAAGGAAAAGGTTGGTGATGGAGAGTCCAGTAAGCCTTTGAATTCCCCAAGCAAAAACGGTAGAGTTTTAGCAAGTAACCATCCACCAGTGGTGCAATTGCTCAGTAAATTTGCGACAGTAGAAAGAACCAGGCAGACGATAGGTTCTGGCCACGAGAACATAGCAAGTGAAGCTGAATCAACTAAAGGATTACAACTAGTTCAATGTTCAATGAAGTCTACGAGGATGACAACTTCATCATCCAACTTTAATGTGGTTGATTCGGTTCTTAGTATAAGTCCTACTTCACAGAAGCAAACAAGGGAAAAGCAG GACTCTGGAAACAAAGCAGGGGGAATGGATAGTGCACCTACTCCTTTAAGACGCTCAAGCCGACTCAGTAGTCGAGCCATTTCAGCCTCAAGGCAAAGGGACACCAAGCTCTTGATGTTGTGA
- the LOC121975612 gene encoding uncharacterized protein LOC121975612 isoform X1 — translation MDFSRKHPSPFPGSTNLPFRSDGRIRNLVTGIDGSGESDENRSGPSREKLGFGSSRHTRKEQKSPTMKKKILAEKNGDATLLASSGHARIGSKEQAKPELVSAADTNSLVQRVGAESCSGFYDPLTNYTCPRPRFLRYNPNSRLEILMRIERVRMEEEELVDASNCDFEESDMEDEEEARRPLWWSKRTWTLFLIGWLVYFSCYFSSMDSGFHSPKDDGSSMEDFRELHDNHSPSHGIELMLNFMGVSEICFNVAHKELTCSIDGGSMEDSLKLQGNIRPSQVGTEFMITLMGLSETCFNVPLKHPTCPIESDGESMVVSDVQLEQKSSFEDAASFLLIPWEAERTNELLIEKVCNKEDDLVIKEEVLSSLEQEKHDQGNDISVLAILDIESVVMEENTIRDALKKIPKWNDVSSETALLILVSLCLLTLLLGTSSWISLKISIPRSLLLPVFSSSKGFAGRDEPASSIGMKEHSNEKFSDPNANCNPPSCLPKISRDPEVEDKLISSAGETEYTKEKVGDGESSKPLNSPSKNGRVLASNHPPVVQLLSKFATVERTRQTIGSGHENIASEAESTKGLQLVQCSMKSTRMTTSSSNFNVVDSVLSISPTSQKQTREKQDSGNKAGGMDSAPTPLRRSSRLSSRAISASRQRDTKLLML, via the exons ATGGATTTCTCCAGGAAACACCCCTCGCCATTTCCGGGATCTACCAATCTCCCTTTTCGATCTG ATGGCCGTATTCGAAACCTTGTCACAGGAATCGATGGATCCGGAGAGAGCGACGAGAACAGAAGCGGACCTTCTCGTGAGAAATTAGGGTTTGGGTCGTCGCGCCATACAAGGAAGGAACAGAAATCGCCGACAATGAAAAAGAAGATCTTGGCCGAGAAGAATGGAGATGCGACCTTGCTGGCCTCCTCTGGTCATGCCCGCATTGGATCGAAGGAGCAAGCGAAGCCTGAGCTTGTTTCTGCTGCCGATACGAATTCCCTTGTGCAGAGAGTGGGAGCAGAATCCTGCTCTGGTTTCTATGATCCGCTGACGAACTATACCTGCCCAAGGCCTCGGTTCCTTCGCTACAATCCTAATAGTCGCCTTGAGATTCTCATGCGCATCGAGAGGGTGAGGATGGAGGAAGAGGAATTGGTGGATGCCTCAAACTGTGATTTCGAGGAGAGTGACATGGAGGATGAAGAGGAAGCAAGGAGGCCTCTTTGGTGGTCAAAAAGAACATGGACGTTGTTTCTGATTGGATGGTTAGTTTATTTTTCTTGCTATTTTTCTTCCATGGACTCAGGATTTCACTCTCCTAAAGATGATGGAAGTTCCATGGAGGATTTTAGGGAGCTTCACGACAACCACAGTCCCTCGCATGGGATAGAACTTATGCTGAATTTCATGGGCGTTTCTGAGATTTGCTTCAATGTGGCTCATAAAGAACTCACCTGTTCAATTGATGGAGGTTCTATGGAGGATTCTCTGAAGCTTCAAGGTAACATCAGGCCTTCTCAAGTTGGAACAGAATTTATGATCACTTTGATGGGCCTGTCTGAGACTTGCTTCAATGTGCCTCTAAAACATCCGACTTGTCCAATCGAAAGCGATGGTGAAAGCATGGTAGTATCAGATGTTCAACTTGAACAGAAATCGAGTTTTGAAGACGCAGCATCATTTCTACTTATTCCATGGGAAGCAGAAAGAACTAACGAATTGCTGATTGAAAAGGTGTGCAACAAGGAGGATGATTTGGTGATTAAAGAAGAGGTTCTAAGCTCCCTTGAACAAGAAAAGCATGACCAAGGAAATGACATCAGTGTTCTTGCAATCCTGGATATTGAGtctgtggtgatggaagaaaataCAATTCGTGATGCATTGAAGAAAATACCTAAATGGAATGACGTTTCTTCAGAGACTGCCCttttgatacttgtttcattGTGTTTGCTAACTCTACTGCTGGGTACCTCTAGTTGGATTTCACTGAAGATTTCAATTCCAAGATCCCTTCTTTTACCAGTATTTTCATCTTCAAAAGGTTTTGCAGGTCGAGATGAGCCGGCATCATCAATTGGAATGAAAGAACATAGTAATGAGAAATTCAGCGATCCAAATGCAAATTGTAATCCTCCAAGTTGCCTTCCCAAAATAAGTAGAGATCCGGAAGTTGAGGATAAGTTGATATCCTCAGCCGGAGAAACAGAATATACTAAGGAAAAGGTTGGTGATGGAGAGTCCAGTAAGCCTTTGAATTCCCCAAGCAAAAACGGTAGAGTTTTAGCAAGTAACCATCCACCAGTGGTGCAATTGCTCAGTAAATTTGCGACAGTAGAAAGAACCAGGCAGACGATAGGTTCTGGCCACGAGAACATAGCAAGTGAAGCTGAATCAACTAAAGGATTACAACTAGTTCAATGTTCAATGAAGTCTACGAGGATGACAACTTCATCATCCAACTTTAATGTGGTTGATTCGGTTCTTAGTATAAGTCCTACTTCACAGAAGCAAACAAGGGAAAAGCAG GACTCTGGAAACAAAGCAGGGGGAATGGATAGTGCACCTACTCCTTTAAGACGCTCAAGCCGACTCAGTAGTCGAGCCATTTCAGCCTCAAGGCAAAGGGACACCAAGCTCTTGATGTTGTGA
- the LOC121975614 gene encoding uncharacterized protein LOC121975614, translated as MASLPKRRKLDGEKRNVPSVTVNYSTSASSISSSEPATALQLEVKIQIQQAKKFAVSQAQQEGCLGNYRSFDSPFGNYIVPVIPTRADLFG; from the exons ATGGCATCCCTCCCTAAGCGACGGAAGCTCGATGGGGAAAAAAG GAATGTTCCCTCGGTGACTGTAAACTATAGCACTTCAGCGTCCTCAATTTCTTCCAGT GAACCAGCCACAGCACTCCAATTGGAGGTCAAAATTCAGATTCAGCAGGCCAAGAAATTTGCAGTCTCGCAGGCTCAACAAGAAGGATGTTTGGGGAATTATAGAAGTTTTGATTCGCCATTTGGAAACTATATAGTTCCTGTAATCCCAACTCGTGCTGATTTATTTGGCTAG